In the Lepus europaeus isolate LE1 chromosome 18, mLepTim1.pri, whole genome shotgun sequence genome, one interval contains:
- the LOC133777159 gene encoding leucine-rich repeat-containing protein 37A3-like, whose translation METESYRSDQEQPMQPSESSEEVESSVKQTEVPAQHPSPHAVTILPPGHHQVQQYDLPSVTTKPPDLQLTLTPKPAAEVETFPVSHEVTTTQASVPALPPKPLEEVEPLPIQSQEVIQDEKPYTTQQEETAENVQTPEEAGPSPIHQEAQGQASVFPMEPEPLKDQEAHTAQQPKPPEEDEHSPVTGVPAQPEELKEPSPSQQGISVPPLDHPMSAYQLPLQQGDTNQPSVIFPEISDAIPMNMTFSPLIPEEILRTQHLRLSKTTPKHVDIDLARTLKPTPEVDPYPGQQEGPAQPTVPTKRVEFSPTQRGPPLAQPPALHEKMEPSPAEPLEPLKNAKHAPVQNVAPAKPQDFPNTQSSATQQRLQTATKPDQCHRSTFGRGAHLTTQPGMKGGLSPIMQEAPVQLPGPSKEGIAQPPGYQGVAVPPPAQNQAQFPKSPHITFQPFDLALTITPQPITEAGLAKNVQETPPKETVAQPPVHHGMTVPTLGQDQNQPPLSPNVTNQPLDLALTITTEPTTEAEHPTELSKTTAPSPNLTPVTTQPLFLGLTITPETSSMVTEPSTDMQETSSPHPKEGVTQSPIH comes from the coding sequence ATGGAGACCGAATCTTATAGAAGTGATCAGGAGCAACCAATGCAGCCCTCTGAGTCTTCTGAGGAGGTTGAATCTTCTGTAAAGCAGACAGAAGTCCCAGCCCAGCATCCAAGTCCTCACGCAGTGACCATTTTACCTCCAGGTCACCATCAAGTTCAGCAGTACGACTTGCCCAGTGTGACTACTAAACCTCCAGACCTGCAGCTGACCCTAACACCAAAACCTGCAGCAGAAGTGGAAACATTTCCAGTCAGCCATGAGGTCACAACAACTCAGgcctcagtcccagctctgcctccaaagCCTCTTGAAGAGGTTGAACCACTGCCAATTCAGTCTCAAGAAGTTATTCAGGATGAGAAACCATATACGACCCAGCAGGAGGAAACAGCTGAAAATGTACAGACCCCCGAGGAGGCTGGACCTTCTCCAATCCATCAGGAAGCCCAAGGTCAAGCCTCAGTGTTCCCTATGGAGCCTGAGCCTTTGAAAGACCAGGAGGCACACACAGCTCAGCAGCCAAAGCCCCCGGAAGAGGATGAGCACTCCCCAGTCACAGGGGTCCCAGCTCAGCCTGAAGAACTGAAGGAACCTTCACCAAGCCAGCAGGGGATTTCCGTTCCACCTCTAGACCACCCCATGAGTGCGTACCAATTACCGCTCCAACAGGGAGACACAAACCAGCCTTCAGTAATCTTCCCAGAGATTAGTGATGCTATTCCAATGAATATGACATTTTCACCTCTTATTCCGGAAGAAATACTCAGAACTCAGCATTTAAGGTTGTCCAAAACCACACCAAAACATGTGGATATTGACCTTGCCAGAACCCTAAAGCCCACTCCAGAAGTTGATCCTTACCCCGGTCAGCAGGAAGGACCTGCCCAGCCTACAGTTCCCACCAAGCGAGTTGAATTTTCTCCAACCCAGCGTGGGCCTCCTCTTGCCCAGCCTCCGGCACTGCATGAAAAGATGGAACCTTCTCCAGCTGAGCCTCTAGAGCCCCTCAAGAATGCAAAACATGCTCCAGTGCAAAATGTAGCCCCAGCCAAGCCGCAAGACTTCCCTAACACTCAATCGTCTGCAACCCAGCAGAGGCTTCAAACAGCAACCAAACCTGACCAATGTCACAGGTCAACCTTTGGACGTGGAGCTCACCTAACTACACAACCTGGAATGAAAGGTGGACTTTCTCCAATCATGCAGGAGGCCCCAGTTCAGCTTCCAGGGCCATCTAAGGAGGGTATAGCACAACCCCCAGGATATCAGGGGGTGGCAGTTCCACCACCAGCTCAGAATCAAGCTCAGTTTCCAAAATCGCCCCACATCACATTTCAACCTTTTGATCTGGCGCTTACAATAACTCCGCAGCCCATTACAGAGGCTGGACTTGCCAAAAATGTGCAGGAGACTCCACCTAAAGAAACTGTAGCTCAGCCACCAGTGCATCATGGGATGACAGTTCCAACATTAGGTCAGGATCAAAATCAACCTCCACTATCACCCAATGTCACAAATCAACCTTTAGACCTGGCACTTACCATTACTACAGAACCTACTACAGAGGCTGAGCATCCTACAGAACTGAGCAAGACTACAGCTCCATCTCCAAACCTGACTCCAGTCACAACGCAACCTTTGTTCCTGGGACTTACCATAACTCCAGAAACCAGTAGTATGGTGACTGAACCCTCTACAGACATGCAGGAGACCTCAAGTCCACATCCCAAGGAGGGTGTAACCCAATCTCCAATACATTAA